The window TGAATTTTAATTAATCGGTGATCAGTTCAATCTGAACCATGGGAGCAACATCCCCTTTTCTTGGTCCTAGTTTGGTAATTCTGGTGTATCCACCATGTCTTGAGTTAAACTTCTCTGCAACCTCTTCAAAAAGGGCATGCACAACATCTTTTTCACGGATTACCGCCAAGGCCTGACGTCTGGCATGAAGATCCCCCCGTTTGGCCAGGGTAATCATTTTATCGGCAATTTTTCGAAGGCCTTTGGCTTTAGCCTCTGTGGTTTTGATGCTGCTGTGTTTGAACAGAGAAGTTACCATGTTCCTAAACATCGCCTTTCTATGGGCGCTGGTTCTGTTCAGCTTTAATACGGATTTTCTATGCTTCATGGTATTTATTCTCCTTCCTGAGTATTCACATCTTCCGGCGGCTCGATTCCTTCAAGGTCCATCCCTAAAGACAAGTCCATTG is drawn from uncultured Desulfobacter sp. and contains these coding sequences:
- the rplQ gene encoding 50S ribosomal protein L17, which produces MKHRKSVLKLNRTSAHRKAMFRNMVTSLFKHSSIKTTEAKAKGLRKIADKMITLAKRGDLHARRQALAVIREKDVVHALFEEVAEKFNSRHGGYTRITKLGPRKGDVAPMVQIELITD